The Virgibacillus dokdonensis genome includes a window with the following:
- the prmC gene encoding peptide chain release factor N(5)-glutamine methyltransferase produces MEVKKQYEVLQWASLFLEEHGREKNVAVILLQHFLQVTAIKFYMNMQQLVPEEVLTPYMAAIKQHASTGIPVQHLMGCTSFYGREFKVNEDVLIPRPETEELVQQVIQHVNHHFVDKCPTIVDVGTGSGIIAITLALELPKAMVYATDVSEQALKVAKENASRHQAAVVFTAGDFLAPVLEQNISMDVLVCNPPYIAREDISFMADTVKNFDPHLALFAEQNGLAAYKKIVYQMAQLSERPYLVAFEIGYQQGEAVSDLIKYVYPDSYPQVLQDINGKDRMVIVNNNI; encoded by the coding sequence ATGGAAGTGAAGAAACAATACGAAGTCCTTCAATGGGCTTCCCTTTTTTTAGAGGAACACGGTCGAGAAAAAAATGTTGCCGTTATTTTGCTACAACATTTTTTACAAGTGACCGCTATTAAATTTTACATGAATATGCAACAACTTGTTCCAGAAGAAGTGCTTACACCGTATATGGCAGCCATTAAGCAACATGCTTCAACGGGTATACCAGTACAGCATTTGATGGGGTGCACTTCGTTTTATGGACGGGAATTTAAGGTAAACGAAGATGTACTTATTCCGAGGCCAGAAACAGAGGAACTCGTGCAGCAGGTTATTCAACATGTAAACCATCATTTTGTGGATAAGTGCCCGACTATTGTTGATGTGGGTACAGGAAGTGGCATAATTGCCATTACACTCGCTTTAGAGTTGCCTAAGGCGATGGTTTACGCAACAGATGTCTCGGAACAAGCTCTAAAAGTAGCGAAGGAAAATGCGAGCCGACATCAAGCTGCTGTTGTATTTACTGCTGGCGATTTTTTAGCACCAGTACTAGAACAAAATATTTCTATGGATGTATTGGTTTGTAATCCTCCTTATATTGCGAGGGAGGATATTTCTTTTATGGCAGATACAGTGAAAAACTTTGATCCTCATTTAGCTTTGTTTGCAGAACAAAATGGATTAGCTGCTTACAAAAAAATTGTTTATCAAATGGCGCAATTGTCCGAGAGACCTTATTTGGTTGCTTTTGAAATAGGCTATCAACAAGGTGAAGCTGTATCTGATTTAATCAAGTATGTTTATCCTGACAGTTATCCACAAGTGTTACAAGACATCAATGGAAAAGATCGGATGGTCATTGTAAATAATAATATTTAA
- the prfA gene encoding peptide chain release factor 1, with amino-acid sequence MLDRLQSLEDRYNKLNELLSDPEVISDATKLREYSKEQSSLEDVVQVYREYKDVVQQLKDAKEMQEDELDEEMEEMVKLEINELTENKQQLEEKLKVLLLPKDPNDDKNVFMEIRGAAGGDEAALFAGDLYRMYSRYAETYGWKLEVMEAHTTGVGGYKEIIFMINGKGAYSRLKYENGAHRVQRVPETESGGRIHTSTATVAVLPEAEEVEVDIHEKDIRVDTFASSGPGGQSVNTTMSAVRLTHVPTGIVVSIQDEKSQIKNKEKAMKVLRARIYDMYQQEAQAEYDENRKSAVGTGDRSERIRTYNFPQNRVTDHRIGLTIQKLDQILEGKLDEIIEALIMEEQTKKLEQIGE; translated from the coding sequence ATGTTAGATCGTTTACAATCTTTAGAAGATCGTTACAATAAATTAAATGAATTGCTAAGTGATCCGGAAGTAATTAGCGATGCGACAAAGCTTCGAGAATATTCCAAAGAACAATCAAGCTTAGAAGATGTTGTTCAAGTTTATCGAGAATATAAAGATGTCGTACAGCAGTTAAAAGACGCAAAAGAAATGCAAGAAGACGAGCTAGATGAAGAAATGGAAGAAATGGTAAAACTTGAAATTAACGAGCTTACAGAAAATAAACAACAATTGGAAGAGAAGTTAAAAGTTTTACTATTGCCGAAAGATCCAAATGACGATAAAAACGTATTTATGGAAATACGCGGAGCTGCCGGTGGAGACGAAGCGGCATTATTTGCAGGAGACTTATATCGGATGTATTCCCGTTACGCCGAGACTTATGGGTGGAAACTAGAAGTCATGGAAGCTCATACAACTGGTGTAGGTGGATACAAAGAAATTATCTTTATGATTAACGGTAAAGGTGCTTACTCTCGTTTGAAATATGAAAACGGCGCCCATCGTGTTCAGCGTGTTCCTGAGACGGAATCAGGCGGAAGAATTCATACATCAACGGCGACCGTAGCTGTCCTGCCCGAGGCTGAAGAAGTGGAAGTGGATATTCATGAAAAGGATATACGTGTGGATACCTTTGCCTCTAGTGGGCCGGGTGGTCAAAGTGTTAACACAACAATGTCAGCTGTTCGTTTAACGCATGTTCCAACAGGCATCGTGGTTTCAATTCAAGATGAGAAATCGCAAATTAAAAATAAAGAAAAAGCAATGAAGGTGCTGCGAGCTAGAATATATGATATGTATCAACAAGAAGCTCAAGCTGAATACGATGAAAATCGTAAATCTGCAGTAGGAACTGGAGATCGATCAGAGCGTATTCGCACCTATAACTTTCCGCAAAATCGTGTAACCGATCATCGGATTGGTTTAACTATTCAGAAACTAGATCAAATTCTAGAAGGTAAATTAGATGAAATTATTGAAGCGTTAATTATGGAAGAGCAAACGAAGAAATTGGAACAAATTGGTGAATAA
- a CDS encoding L-threonylcarbamoyladenylate synthase gives MKTKYWNISKMTKREQQESIIEASQLLHQGEIVAFPTETVYGLGANATNEQAVQKIFQAKGRPQDNPLIVHVADALQMESLVRYWPAYVDKLLVAYTPGPITFVLPSNDVCSPAVTAGLDTVGVRIPSHPVAHQLLSACQLPIAAPSANISGRPSPTSARHVWHDLSDKIAGILDGGATGVGLESTVIDCTQDIPVILRPGGITKEQIEKVAGAVMVDPGLAVKNENEQPKSPGMKYRHYSPEVPLWIVSGASENLQSMIYRLQMEGKRVGVMGKDGTVERLQVEAIIKLGNTMEQVAANLYGALRTFKLGEVDIILCESFPEQGIGQAVMNRLTKAASRIISL, from the coding sequence ATGAAAACGAAGTATTGGAATATATCTAAAATGACTAAAAGAGAACAACAAGAGTCGATAATCGAAGCGAGTCAGCTACTGCACCAAGGCGAAATTGTTGCTTTTCCAACGGAGACTGTGTATGGATTAGGAGCTAATGCTACAAATGAGCAAGCAGTACAGAAAATATTTCAGGCAAAAGGGCGTCCACAGGATAATCCGCTAATTGTTCATGTGGCCGATGCTTTGCAAATGGAAAGTCTAGTACGTTATTGGCCTGCTTATGTAGATAAATTATTAGTTGCTTATACGCCAGGGCCAATTACGTTCGTCTTACCGAGTAATGATGTGTGTTCTCCTGCTGTAACAGCAGGTTTAGATACTGTCGGTGTCCGAATCCCGAGTCACCCAGTTGCTCATCAGTTGCTATCCGCATGTCAGTTACCAATTGCTGCACCAAGTGCCAATATATCGGGAAGACCTAGCCCAACTAGTGCTAGACATGTATGGCATGATTTAAGTGATAAGATTGCTGGAATTTTGGATGGTGGGGCTACTGGTGTTGGATTAGAATCAACTGTCATTGATTGCACGCAGGATATTCCGGTTATTTTACGACCGGGTGGTATCACGAAAGAGCAAATTGAAAAAGTAGCGGGGGCTGTTATGGTTGATCCTGGCTTAGCAGTAAAAAATGAAAATGAACAACCAAAATCTCCGGGCATGAAGTATCGGCATTATTCCCCTGAAGTTCCGCTATGGATTGTTTCTGGGGCTAGCGAAAACTTGCAGAGTATGATCTACCGTTTACAGATGGAAGGAAAAAGAGTTGGTGTCATGGGGAAAGACGGTACCGTGGAAAGGCTACAGGTAGAAGCAATCATAAAGCTAGGAAATACAATGGAGCAAGTAGCTGCCAATTTATATGGCGCATTACGTACCTTTAAATTAGGGGAAGTTGATATTATTCTTTGTGAGTCTTTTCCTGAACAAGGTATTGGACAAGCAGTAATGAATCGCTTAACGAAAGCTGCTAGTCGTATCATTTCATTGTAG
- a CDS encoding manganese efflux pump has product MSGYIGEVTALLFLAFALGLDAFSVSLGLGLQRLRLKRIALIGVVVGLFHILMPFLGILFGTMISEQIGSLTNLAGGLLLVGIGAQMFFSAFNQNVKKMIQPVGVGLLLLALGLSIDSFSVGLSLGISGVKTAIALLLFGMVSACLSWIGMLLGRRVEGYLGAYSELLGGSILIAFGLHVLFG; this is encoded by the coding sequence GTGTCAGGATACATTGGTGAGGTGACAGCCTTATTATTTCTAGCTTTTGCGCTTGGACTTGACGCCTTTTCTGTCAGTTTAGGATTAGGGTTACAGCGTCTTCGTTTAAAGCGTATAGCGCTCATTGGGGTTGTAGTAGGGCTATTTCATATACTTATGCCATTTTTAGGTATTCTATTTGGTACTATGATATCAGAACAAATCGGTAGTCTAACTAATTTAGCTGGCGGATTGTTACTTGTAGGGATTGGCGCCCAAATGTTTTTTTCTGCTTTTAATCAGAACGTAAAAAAAATGATTCAACCAGTTGGTGTCGGATTGCTTTTATTAGCACTCGGCTTAAGTATTGATAGCTTTTCTGTTGGGTTAAGTTTAGGTATCTCTGGAGTCAAGACGGCTATAGCACTTTTGCTATTTGGAATGGTAAGTGCTTGTCTATCTTGGATCGGCATGCTGCTTGGAAGAAGAGTAGAAGGTTACTTAGGTGCTTATAGTGAGCTGTTAGGAGGGAGTATTTTAATTGCTTTTGGCTTACATGTATTATTCGGATAA
- a CDS encoding thymidine kinase: MYVMKQSGWVELICGSMFSGKSEELIRRVRRATYANLTVRVFKPSLDDRYEKEAVVSHNGTSIIARPIKDVADLLEHINENVDIVGIDEAQFFDASIVTIVEQLADAGIRVVVAGLDTDFRGEPFGSMPQLMALSESVTKLNAICPICGSPASRTQRLINGQPASYDDPIILVGASESYEPRCRHHHEVPNKPNKATTNICLTKMSK; the protein is encoded by the coding sequence ATGTATGTAATGAAACAAAGTGGCTGGGTAGAATTGATTTGTGGGAGCATGTTTTCAGGTAAATCAGAGGAATTGATTCGCCGAGTCCGACGTGCTACATACGCTAATTTAACTGTAAGGGTATTTAAGCCATCTCTAGATGACCGTTATGAAAAAGAAGCAGTCGTATCTCACAATGGAACGTCGATAATCGCTCGACCAATTAAAGATGTAGCAGATTTGCTTGAACATATAAATGAAAATGTGGATATTGTTGGTATAGATGAAGCGCAATTTTTTGATGCTTCCATTGTCACTATTGTAGAACAATTAGCGGATGCTGGTATACGGGTTGTGGTTGCTGGTTTAGACACAGATTTTCGTGGGGAGCCATTTGGTTCTATGCCGCAATTAATGGCGTTAAGCGAGTCCGTCACGAAGTTGAATGCTATTTGTCCCATTTGTGGTTCTCCAGCAAGTAGAACACAACGTTTAATCAACGGGCAACCAGCTTCTTATGATGATCCAATTATATTAGTTGGAGCTTCTGAATCTTATGAGCCAAGATGCCGCCATCACCATGAAGTACCAAATAAACCGAATAAAGCAACAACCAACATATGTTTAACAAAAATGTCCAAATAA
- the rho gene encoding transcription termination factor Rho — MAGLTISRLETLTLKEIYQLAREYKISYYAKLTKKELIFAILKAQAEKDGYLFMDGILEIIPSEGFGFLRPINYSPSAEDIYISASQIRRFDLRNGDKVSGKVRPPKENERYYGLLHVDAVNGDDPETAKERVHFPALTALYPDRLMKLETKSNEISTRIIDLMTPVGYGQRGLIVAPPKAGKTTLLKEIANSISENHPDAKLIILLVDERPEEVTDIERSVHPDVDVVSSTFDEVPESHIKVSELVLERAMRLVEHKRDVIVLMDSITRLARAYNLVIPPSGRTLSGGIDPAAFHRPKRFFGAARNIEEGGSFTVLATALIDTGSRMDDVIYEEFKGTGNMELHLDRNLAQRRIFPAIDILRSGTRKEELLVNKSHLDKMWAIRKTMQDSNDFLERFLRRLRASKNNEEFFQMMDEEMKRRGMKRS, encoded by the coding sequence ATGGCAGGACTAACTATCTCCCGTTTGGAGACGTTAACATTAAAAGAGATTTACCAATTAGCAAGAGAGTATAAAATCTCTTATTATGCAAAGTTAACGAAAAAAGAACTAATTTTTGCAATTTTAAAAGCACAAGCGGAAAAAGATGGCTACCTCTTTATGGATGGGATATTAGAAATTATTCCTTCCGAGGGATTTGGTTTTTTAAGACCGATTAACTATTCACCAAGCGCTGAAGATATTTATATTTCAGCTTCGCAAATTAGACGCTTTGATTTACGTAATGGTGATAAAGTATCTGGAAAGGTTCGACCTCCTAAAGAAAACGAAAGATATTATGGTCTATTACATGTAGATGCTGTCAATGGAGATGACCCAGAAACAGCGAAAGAACGTGTGCATTTCCCAGCGCTAACTGCATTATACCCAGATCGCTTAATGAAGCTAGAAACGAAATCAAATGAAATATCAACACGTATTATTGATTTAATGACACCTGTCGGTTATGGACAGCGTGGACTAATTGTTGCTCCACCTAAAGCTGGGAAGACAACTTTATTAAAAGAGATTGCTAACAGCATTTCTGAAAATCATCCAGATGCAAAATTAATTATTCTTTTAGTAGATGAGCGCCCTGAAGAAGTAACAGACATTGAGCGCTCTGTACATCCTGATGTGGATGTTGTCAGTTCGACATTTGATGAAGTTCCGGAGAGTCATATAAAAGTATCGGAGCTTGTATTAGAACGGGCAATGCGTTTAGTGGAACATAAGCGAGATGTTATCGTTTTAATGGACAGTATTACTCGTTTGGCGCGCGCGTATAACCTCGTTATTCCGCCTAGTGGACGTACGTTATCAGGTGGTATTGATCCTGCTGCGTTTCATCGTCCAAAACGATTTTTTGGAGCTGCTCGAAATATCGAAGAGGGTGGAAGCTTCACAGTATTAGCGACAGCATTGATCGATACAGGCTCACGCATGGATGATGTGATTTATGAGGAATTTAAAGGAACCGGTAATATGGAATTACACTTAGATCGTAATCTGGCTCAGCGTCGTATATTTCCTGCTATTGACATTTTACGGTCTGGAACTAGAAAAGAAGAATTACTTGTTAATAAATCGCACTTGGATAAAATGTGGGCTATTCGTAAAACAATGCAAGATTCTAATGATTTTCTGGAACGCTTCTTACGTAGATTAAGAGCTTCAAAAAATAATGAAGAATTTTTCCAAATGATGGATGAAGAGATGAAGCGACGTGGCATGAAACGTTCTTAA
- a CDS encoding type B 50S ribosomal protein L31, translating into MKKDIHPEYQKVVFLDTSSDFKFLSGSTKSSNETIEWEDGNTYPLIRVEISSESHPFYTGKQKADKVGGRVDRFKKKYNMK; encoded by the coding sequence ATGAAAAAGGATATTCATCCAGAGTACCAAAAAGTAGTTTTTCTTGATACGAGTTCCGACTTTAAATTTTTAAGTGGATCTACCAAATCATCCAATGAAACAATTGAGTGGGAAGATGGGAATACGTACCCATTAATTCGTGTGGAGATCAGCTCAGAATCACATCCATTTTACACTGGTAAGCAAAAGGCTGATAAAGTCGGTGGTCGAGTGGATCGCTTCAAGAAAAAATATAATATGAAGTAA
- the spoIIR gene encoding stage II sporulation protein R, translated as MKKLVFFAVILFIGLLIIPGQVISQKSGETALNNQDEYQVIPDEAIRLRILANSDSEADQELKRSIRDQVNKEITKWVEDITDIEQARSLIEKRIPDLNQIVGSVLKKADVKQSYEVSYNKNVSFPTKIYGEFLYPAGEYEAVLITIGEGKGDNWWCVLFPPLCFLDFSNGTSAVSAETTEDKEEEKEVEREDDEDTEVSFFLFEWLGWS; from the coding sequence ATGAAAAAACTAGTATTTTTTGCTGTTATATTATTTATTGGATTATTAATTATTCCTGGGCAAGTGATAAGCCAAAAATCAGGGGAAACAGCGCTTAACAATCAAGATGAATATCAAGTTATTCCGGATGAAGCGATCCGTTTACGTATATTGGCTAATAGTGATAGTGAAGCAGATCAAGAATTAAAAAGAAGTATACGCGATCAAGTGAATAAAGAGATTACGAAATGGGTAGAGGATATTACAGATATTGAGCAGGCTAGAAGTTTAATAGAAAAACGTATACCAGACTTAAATCAGATTGTAGGGTCCGTGCTCAAGAAAGCGGATGTAAAACAAAGTTATGAAGTGTCTTACAATAAAAATGTTTCCTTTCCAACGAAAATATATGGTGAATTTTTATATCCTGCAGGTGAATATGAAGCAGTTTTAATTACAATTGGAGAAGGGAAGGGTGACAATTGGTGGTGTGTTTTATTTCCTCCTCTCTGTTTTCTAGATTTTTCTAACGGAACGAGCGCCGTATCAGCTGAAACGACAGAAGATAAAGAAGAAGAGAAAGAAGTGGAGCGAGAAGATGATGAAGATACGGAAGTGAGCTTTTTCTTGTTTGAATGGTTAGGCTGGTCATAA